In Novosphingobium sp. MMS21-SN21R, a single genomic region encodes these proteins:
- a CDS encoding dihydroneopterin aldolase: protein MSDTLILEVANLETDVLTGIYSEETGRPQPLRISMRVGFKVKDRYTPDCPLSASKNYMDLKFAASEGLPEGVHFKLIEAVADHVCETLFVQDDRVMWVEVKIVKLAISENGEEIGITLTRERRA, encoded by the coding sequence ATGTCAGACACCCTGATCCTTGAAGTCGCCAATCTTGAAACCGATGTCCTCACCGGGATCTATTCGGAAGAGACCGGCCGTCCGCAGCCCTTGCGCATTTCGATGCGCGTCGGCTTCAAGGTCAAGGATCGCTACACCCCTGATTGCCCGCTCAGCGCCAGCAAGAATTACATGGACCTCAAATTCGCGGCGAGCGAAGGCTTGCCCGAAGGGGTCCATTTCAAGCTGATCGAAGCCGTGGCAGACCACGTCTGCGAAACGTTGTTCGTGCAGGATGACCGGGTGATGTGGGTGGAAGTGAAGATCGTGAAGCTGGCGATCAGCGAAAACGGCGAGGAAATCGGCATCACGCTCACGCGCGAGCGTCGCGCCTGA
- a CDS encoding SDR family oxidoreductase, whose product MPVTPPLALVTGGWRRIGGAIARKLAAEGWDLALHAHHAKTFDAEFKAQLEWLGAVVYPVSGDLDDPAFAPRLLDEVSQAAGRAPELLVNSASLFHDDRADTITAEELEQHFRVNLFAPLLLTRAFAEALGERTGSVVNILDQRVMNPVPDQISYTLSKQALHASVRTLARAMAPRVRINGVAPGLILPTSDYDAAQWQRLEEIMPLRRLPGADEIADAVHFLASARSVTGQTIFVDAGANLESYPRDFVYMEK is encoded by the coding sequence ATGCCAGTCACGCCACCGCTGGCGCTGGTGACCGGAGGCTGGCGGCGGATCGGCGGTGCGATTGCGCGCAAGCTGGCGGCAGAGGGCTGGGACCTCGCGCTGCACGCCCATCACGCCAAGACGTTCGATGCCGAATTCAAGGCACAACTCGAATGGCTCGGCGCGGTCGTCTATCCCGTGTCTGGCGATCTCGATGATCCCGCCTTCGCCCCGCGCCTGCTGGACGAAGTTTCTCAGGCCGCAGGCCGCGCGCCCGAGCTGCTGGTCAATTCCGCCTCGCTGTTCCACGATGATCGCGCCGACACGATCACCGCCGAGGAACTGGAGCAGCACTTCCGCGTCAACCTGTTCGCGCCGCTGCTGCTGACCCGCGCCTTTGCCGAGGCCCTTGGCGAGCGGACAGGCTCGGTCGTCAACATTCTCGACCAGCGGGTGATGAACCCGGTGCCAGACCAGATCAGCTACACCTTGTCCAAGCAGGCGCTCCATGCCTCGGTGCGCACGCTCGCCCGCGCAATGGCCCCGCGCGTGCGGATCAACGGTGTGGCTCCCGGCCTGATCCTGCCGACATCGGACTACGATGCCGCGCAATGGCAGCGTCTGGAAGAGATCATGCCGCTGCGGCGCCTGCCCGGAGCGGACGAAATCGCCGACGCAGTCCACTTCCTCGCCTCGGCGCGCTCTGTCACCGGACAGACTATTTTCGTCGATGCGGGCGCAAACCTTGAATCTTACCCCCGTGACTTCGTATACATGGAGAAGTGA
- the moaA gene encoding GTP 3',8-cyclase MoaA, whose amino-acid sequence MSSASLNANAPLIDRFARRITYLRLSVTDRCDLRCAYCMPERMEFLPRAEVLTLEEMHRLALSFIERGVRKIRLTGGEPLVRRDMIQLVQALGRKLGDGLDELTLTTNGTRLSEFADDLAAAGVKRINVSLDTLDRDAFAKLSRRDMLPQVLEGIAAAKAAGLKIKINAVALKDINEATLPELITWAHGLGHDVTLIEVMPLGEVEGDRFDHYLPLDAVRRDLERRWTLTPSDARSGGPARYVDIAQTGGRLGFITPLTGNFCEGCNRIRVTATGQLYMCLGGEGRVDLRAALRSDNPDEQLATAFARAMGEKQERHSFVIDRPGGAPAVSRHMSTTGG is encoded by the coding sequence GTGAGCAGCGCTTCCCTTAACGCCAACGCGCCCCTGATTGACCGTTTTGCGCGGCGAATCACCTATTTGCGCTTGTCGGTGACCGATCGTTGCGACTTGCGTTGCGCCTACTGCATGCCCGAGCGCATGGAATTTCTGCCCCGCGCCGAAGTCCTCACCCTAGAAGAAATGCACCGCCTCGCGCTGTCTTTCATCGAACGCGGCGTGCGCAAGATCCGGCTGACTGGCGGCGAACCGCTCGTCCGGCGCGACATGATCCAGCTGGTCCAGGCATTGGGCCGCAAACTCGGCGACGGGCTGGACGAACTGACGCTCACCACCAACGGCACCCGCCTGTCCGAGTTCGCCGATGATCTTGCCGCTGCCGGCGTCAAGCGCATCAACGTCTCGCTCGACACGCTCGACCGCGATGCCTTCGCCAAGCTTTCGCGCCGCGACATGCTCCCGCAGGTCCTCGAAGGAATCGCTGCGGCGAAGGCAGCGGGACTCAAGATCAAGATCAACGCCGTCGCGCTCAAGGACATCAACGAGGCGACGCTGCCCGAGCTGATCACATGGGCGCATGGCCTTGGCCACGATGTCACCCTGATTGAGGTCATGCCGCTGGGCGAAGTCGAAGGCGACCGTTTCGATCACTACCTCCCGCTCGATGCCGTGCGCCGCGATCTCGAGCGGCGCTGGACGCTCACGCCCAGCGATGCCCGTTCGGGCGGACCGGCGCGCTATGTCGACATTGCGCAAACCGGCGGGCGTCTCGGCTTCATCACCCCGCTGACGGGCAACTTCTGCGAAGGCTGCAACCGCATCCGCGTCACCGCCACCGGCCAGCTTTACATGTGCCTCGGCGGGGAAGGCCGGGTCGATCTGCGCGCCGCGCTGCGCTCGGACAACCCGGATGAGCAGCTCGCCACGGCATTTGCCCGCGCCATGGGCGAAAAGCAGGAGCGCCACTCCTTCGTGATCGACCGTCCCGGCGGCGCGCCTGCCGTTTCGCGCCATATGTCCACCACCGGCGGCTGA
- a CDS encoding MoaD/ThiS family protein, which produces MPRLVFLGRLEDVAGTGELAVAPGPVEQILAQLDPALAVQLLGEKVRMALNGSLITDMGGIALGEGDELAFLPPVSGG; this is translated from the coding sequence ATGCCCCGACTGGTATTCTTGGGACGCCTCGAAGACGTGGCGGGCACAGGCGAACTCGCCGTCGCGCCCGGTCCGGTCGAACAGATTCTCGCACAGCTCGATCCCGCGCTCGCCGTCCAGCTGCTCGGTGAAAAAGTGCGCATGGCGCTAAACGGCAGTCTGATCACCGACATGGGCGGGATTGCGCTGGGCGAGGGCGATGAACTGGCGTTCCTCCCCCCGGTCAGCGGCGGCTGA
- a CDS encoding molybdenum cofactor biosynthesis protein MoaE, translating to MADVRLAESALNPVAEIAAFNAAHPSAGGIVTFLGQVREGGGVEALELKHYGPMTLPGMTELARVTEQRWPLEGLLIVHRSGVMHPGDPIVLVAAAARHRRDAFAAADFAMDHLKSESWFWKREKSASGWRWIEPRHEDHEDLARWR from the coding sequence ATGGCGGACGTCCGGCTGGCCGAATCAGCGCTCAACCCGGTGGCAGAGATCGCCGCCTTCAATGCTGCCCATCCGTCCGCAGGCGGTATCGTGACGTTTCTTGGCCAGGTCCGCGAAGGCGGCGGCGTCGAAGCGCTTGAACTCAAGCACTACGGCCCGATGACCCTGCCCGGCATGACCGAACTTGCCCGCGTGACCGAGCAGCGCTGGCCGCTCGAAGGCCTGCTGATCGTTCACCGTAGCGGCGTGATGCATCCCGGAGATCCGATCGTGCTGGTCGCCGCCGCTGCGCGTCACCGCCGCGATGCCTTCGCCGCCGCCGATTTCGCGATGGACCACCTCAAAAGCGAAAGCTGGTTCTGGAAGCGCGAGAAGAGCGCGTCGGGCTGGCGCTGGATCGAACCGCGCCACGAGGACCACGAGGATCTGGCGCGCTGGCGCTGA
- the rplU gene encoding 50S ribosomal protein L21 → MFAIVRTGGKQYRVAAGDKIAVEKLAGEAGDKITLGDILLAGEGDSLADAASITVSAEIIAQAKSEKVIVFKKRRRHNYRRKNGHRQQLTLLRILSVA, encoded by the coding sequence ATGTTCGCAATCGTGCGCACGGGCGGCAAGCAGTACCGGGTTGCCGCTGGAGACAAGATCGCGGTCGAGAAGCTGGCGGGTGAAGCCGGCGACAAGATCACGCTGGGTGACATTCTTCTTGCTGGTGAAGGCGATTCGCTCGCTGACGCCGCATCGATCACGGTTTCGGCCGAGATCATCGCGCAGGCGAAGTCTGAGAAGGTGATCGTTTTCAAGAAGCGTCGCCGTCACAACTATCGCCGCAAGAACGGTCATCGCCAGCAGCTTACGCTGCTGCGCATCCTGTCGGTCGCCTGA
- the rpmA gene encoding 50S ribosomal protein L27, which yields MAHKKAGGSSRNGRDSAGRRLGVKKFGGQEVIGGNIIIRQRGTRVYPGANVGMGKDHTLFALGEGRVRFHGGKLGRKYVSVDVMAQAAE from the coding sequence ATGGCACATAAGAAAGCAGGCGGCTCTTCGCGCAACGGTCGCGACTCAGCAGGCCGCCGCCTTGGCGTTAAGAAGTTCGGCGGTCAGGAAGTGATCGGCGGCAACATCATCATCCGTCAGCGCGGCACCCGCGTATATCCCGGCGCAAACGTCGGCATGGGCAAGGATCACACCCTGTTCGCTCTCGGCGAAGGCCGCGTGCGTTTCCACGGTGGCAAGCTCGGCCGCAAGTACGTGTCGGTCGACGTGATGGCACAAGCAGCCGAATAA
- a CDS encoding GNAT family N-acetyltransferase codes for MFIRSERLFLRPGWPEDWAELHALIDDEAIVCNLTRAPWPYGPDDARSFAASAQGMRHPHFFVTLPGARGSRLIGCAGLAQEDGESVIGYWIARQHWNKGYATEAVKALLRLAPTLGHRRIVARHFADNTASARVLAKAGFRPTGEIRLGRSAARREAAPTVLHAIDLCAPAGCDGPEDGGLGAMRSLRAA; via the coding sequence ATGTTCATTCGCAGCGAACGGCTGTTCCTGCGGCCCGGCTGGCCGGAGGACTGGGCCGAGCTTCATGCCTTGATCGACGATGAGGCCATCGTCTGCAATCTGACGCGTGCGCCCTGGCCTTATGGGCCCGATGACGCGCGCAGCTTTGCGGCCAGTGCGCAGGGCATGCGCCATCCCCATTTCTTCGTAACGCTCCCCGGCGCGCGCGGATCGCGCCTGATCGGTTGCGCAGGTCTTGCGCAAGAGGACGGCGAAAGCGTGATCGGCTACTGGATCGCGCGCCAGCACTGGAACAAGGGTTATGCCACCGAGGCGGTCAAGGCGCTGCTGCGGCTTGCGCCAACGCTCGGCCATCGCCGGATCGTGGCGCGCCATTTTGCCGACAACACGGCCTCTGCCCGCGTCCTTGCCAAGGCCGGTTTTCGCCCGACTGGCGAGATCCGCCTCGGCCGCAGCGCTGCGCGCCGCGAGGCCGCGCCGACAGTGCTGCACGCGATAGACTTGTGCGCTCCGGCGGGGTGCGACGGTCCTGAAGATGGCGGTCTTGGCGCAATGCGCAGCTTGCGCGCGGCATGA
- a CDS encoding metal-dependent hydrolase has translation MTPTLALERGAGSGKPVPTPHDLTITIRDRRFGRNAPPGRWWLNGDPVATAWHNALSATFPRGEAFFIESVKAHRDGAPPKLEAEIRAFVKQEINHTREHVAFNRMAEAAGYDIAKIDKRVEEMLALTKDRPVIVNLAATMALEHYTAMMAHEFLANPAHFAGAEEEAANMWRWHAAEEIEHKGVAYDTWLHATRGWSRWKRWKVKSLMMVIVTKNFFTHRVEDTLDLLAQDGLTGAKWKWKLATYLLWKPGVVRRVFPAWLSYFMPGFHPWNHDDRALIARMDSEFPDAVMAR, from the coding sequence ATGACCCCCACCCTTGCACTAGAGCGCGGCGCCGGTTCCGGCAAGCCGGTGCCCACTCCGCACGATCTGACGATCACGATCCGCGATCGCCGCTTCGGACGCAATGCGCCTCCGGGGCGCTGGTGGCTGAACGGGGACCCGGTGGCGACGGCGTGGCACAACGCGCTTTCGGCCACGTTCCCGCGCGGCGAGGCGTTCTTCATCGAATCGGTGAAGGCCCACCGCGATGGCGCTCCGCCCAAGCTCGAAGCCGAGATCCGCGCGTTCGTGAAGCAGGAAATCAACCACACGCGCGAACATGTGGCGTTCAACCGCATGGCCGAGGCGGCGGGCTACGACATCGCCAAGATCGACAAGCGCGTCGAAGAAATGCTGGCGCTGACCAAGGATCGCCCGGTGATCGTCAATCTGGCGGCGACCATGGCGCTTGAGCATTATACCGCGATGATGGCGCACGAATTCCTTGCCAACCCGGCGCACTTCGCCGGGGCTGAAGAGGAAGCTGCAAACATGTGGCGCTGGCACGCCGCCGAGGAGATCGAGCACAAGGGCGTCGCCTATGACACCTGGCTGCACGCGACCAGGGGCTGGAGCCGATGGAAGCGCTGGAAGGTCAAATCGCTGATGATGGTGATCGTTACCAAGAACTTCTTCACGCACCGCGTCGAGGATACGCTCGATCTGCTGGCGCAGGACGGGCTGACCGGTGCGAAGTGGAAATGGAAACTGGCGACTTATCTGTTGTGGAAGCCGGGCGTGGTGCGCCGCGTGTTTCCGGCGTGGCTCAGTTATTTCATGCCGGGCTTCCACCCGTGGAACCACGATGACCGGGCGTTGATTGCGCGGATGGACAGCGAATTTCCCGATGCGGTGATGGCGCGCTGA
- a CDS encoding TetR family transcriptional regulator has translation MSIRKRLSPEESRMVALEAARGLLVETGPQAVTLKAVAGRIGRTHANLLHHFGSASGLQKALAKHLAETICATIRDAVIASRSGIGSPRDVVDLTFDAFGKEGAGALTSWMLLSGNEDALDPIVDTIHDLVIDLDEYGSDTQRSNTLALILMALGDALMGGPLAIALDLPREAARDRAEKMLVEGLQAAPVIPES, from the coding sequence ATGTCAATAAGGAAGCGTCTCTCGCCCGAAGAAAGCCGTATGGTGGCGCTCGAGGCGGCGCGCGGGCTTTTGGTGGAAACCGGACCGCAGGCGGTGACGCTCAAGGCTGTTGCCGGGCGCATCGGGCGCACGCACGCCAACCTTTTGCATCACTTCGGATCGGCCTCTGGCCTGCAGAAAGCCTTGGCCAAGCACCTTGCTGAAACGATCTGCGCGACGATCCGCGATGCCGTGATTGCCAGCCGGTCCGGCATCGGTAGCCCGCGCGATGTCGTAGACCTCACGTTTGACGCGTTCGGCAAAGAGGGCGCAGGCGCGCTTACGTCATGGATGCTGCTGTCCGGCAACGAGGACGCGCTCGACCCGATCGTCGATACGATCCACGATCTGGTCATCGATCTCGATGAATATGGCTCGGACACGCAGCGCAGCAATACGCTTGCGCTCATTCTTATGGCATTGGGCGACGCGCTGATGGGCGGCCCCTTGGCTATTGCGCTCGACTTGCCGCGCGAAGCGGCACGCGACCGCGCCGAAAAGATGCTGGTCGAAGGCCTTCAGGCCGCCCCCGTCATTCCGGAGAGCTGA
- a CDS encoding folate-binding protein yields MTRLFERALIRLSPEDPAEDVPSFLQGLVTNDVKGVLPAWAALLSPQGKVLFDFIVWPANDERGGDGLLLDCEASAADALAKRLTLYRLRRKIGIARADDLAVHWENHPGDGGARDPRLSALGQRWIAPAGVSDLSADTAWLAHRLSLGVTEGQAELGDLLWLECNAVDLNGVSFTKGCYVGQENTARMNWRQKVNRRLLVVPLERSDEARRRVAYPELSLAVDHRRVEDIPADLVPSWMELSSPE; encoded by the coding sequence ATGACCCGACTTTTCGAGCGTGCGCTCATCCGCCTTTCCCCCGAAGACCCGGCCGAGGACGTGCCATCGTTCCTGCAGGGGTTGGTGACCAACGACGTGAAGGGCGTGCTCCCGGCATGGGCGGCGCTGCTCTCGCCGCAGGGCAAGGTGCTGTTCGATTTTATCGTATGGCCTGCCAATGATGAACGGGGCGGCGACGGGTTGCTGCTCGATTGCGAGGCGAGTGCCGCCGATGCGCTGGCAAAGCGGCTGACGCTCTACCGGCTGCGGCGCAAGATCGGGATCGCGCGGGCAGATGATCTGGCGGTGCATTGGGAGAACCATCCGGGTGACGGCGGCGCGCGAGATCCGCGCCTGTCAGCTTTGGGACAGCGCTGGATTGCGCCGGCAGGTGTTTCGGACTTGAGCGCGGACACGGCGTGGCTGGCGCACCGGCTGTCGCTTGGGGTGACCGAGGGGCAGGCTGAACTGGGCGACCTGCTCTGGCTGGAATGCAACGCGGTGGACCTGAACGGGGTGAGTTTCACCAAGGGCTGCTATGTGGGGCAGGAAAACACCGCGCGGATGAACTGGCGTCAGAAGGTCAATCGGCGGTTGCTGGTGGTGCCGCTGGAACGCTCGGACGAGGCGCGCCGGCGTGTAGCCTATCCCGAGTTGAGCCTCGCCGTGGACCATCGCAGGGTCGAGGATATTCCGGCTGATCTGGTCCCGTCGTGGATGGAACTCAGCTCTCCGGAATGA
- the pyrC gene encoding dihydroorotase, with amino-acid sequence MTQTLTIRRPDDWHVHLRDGEVLKGVAPYTARQFARAIVMPNLNPPMTDVAGVTAYRDRIVAALPAGTDFTPLMTLYLTDSTDPAEVARGYAEGAFVAAKLYPAHATTGSAHGVTDIRNIYPVLERMQAIGMPLLIHGEVTDSHVDIFDREAVFIERTLLRLVADMPALKIVFEHITTEEAAQFVAGAGETIAATITPQHLHINRNAMLVGGIRPHAFCLPVAKREKHRLALRKLATSGCTRVFLGTDTAPHAKHLKEAACGCAGIFNAPFALESYVTVFDDEGALDHFEAFASLNGPAFYGLPVNEATIMLEKAPITVPDTVDANGTTIVPFHAGETLGWRLADAA; translated from the coding sequence ATGACGCAAACTCTGACGATCCGCCGCCCCGATGACTGGCACGTGCACTTGCGCGATGGTGAGGTGCTGAAGGGCGTCGCGCCCTATACCGCGCGTCAGTTCGCCCGCGCGATCGTCATGCCCAATCTCAACCCGCCGATGACCGACGTCGCGGGCGTTACCGCGTATCGTGACCGCATCGTCGCCGCGCTGCCTGCAGGCACCGATTTCACCCCGCTGATGACGCTTTATCTGACCGACAGCACCGATCCGGCCGAGGTCGCGCGCGGTTATGCCGAAGGCGCATTCGTCGCGGCCAAGCTCTACCCCGCGCACGCCACCACCGGCTCCGCACATGGCGTGACCGACATCCGCAACATCTATCCGGTGCTGGAAAGGATGCAGGCGATCGGCATGCCGCTGCTGATCCACGGTGAAGTCACCGATTCGCACGTCGACATCTTTGACCGCGAGGCCGTGTTCATCGAACGCACGCTGCTGCGCCTTGTGGCGGACATGCCCGCGCTCAAGATCGTGTTCGAACACATCACCACCGAAGAAGCCGCGCAGTTCGTTGCCGGGGCAGGGGAGACCATTGCCGCCACGATCACCCCGCAGCATCTCCACATCAACCGCAATGCCATGCTGGTCGGCGGCATCCGCCCGCATGCCTTTTGCCTGCCCGTGGCCAAGCGCGAGAAGCACCGTCTGGCCTTGCGCAAGCTGGCAACGTCAGGCTGCACCCGCGTGTTCCTCGGCACCGATACCGCACCCCACGCCAAACACCTGAAGGAAGCGGCCTGCGGCTGCGCAGGCATTTTCAACGCGCCCTTCGCGCTCGAAAGCTACGTGACTGTGTTCGACGATGAAGGCGCGCTCGATCATTTCGAAGCCTTCGCCTCGCTCAACGGCCCGGCGTTCTATGGCCTCCCGGTCAACGAAGCGACGATCATGCTGGAAAAGGCCCCGATCACGGTGCCCGATACAGTGGATGCGAACGGCACCACCATTGTGCCGTTCCATGCAGGCGAGACACTAGGCTGGCGTCTGGCTGACGCTGCGTGA
- the rarD gene encoding EamA family transporter RarD, which translates to MSHSSAFRRGLVAALIAYILWGVLPLYFRALHGVPPLELVGWRVVFTLPVCLVIVAIRKQGPELRKAFASPRLLAQLALSAALIGGNWLIFIIAIKNGHVLATSLGYYINPLINVLLGTMLLGERLSRVQWSAVALAGAGIALLLAGAFDTLAVALSLAVTFAFYGFVRKQAPVGSVPGLTIETAVLFVPALVVVWLAAGTPQGSSMTGGGYTPPLLAASGVATAIPLMLFAVAARAMPLSTLGFLQFIAPTISFVLGLTVFGEKLDATRLGCFALIWAAIALYSWDMWRGSRSVSQTPA; encoded by the coding sequence ATGAGCCATTCTTCTGCATTCAGGCGCGGGCTTGTCGCTGCTCTGATCGCTTACATCCTGTGGGGCGTGCTGCCGCTGTACTTCCGCGCCCTGCACGGCGTGCCGCCACTGGAACTGGTCGGCTGGCGCGTGGTGTTCACCTTGCCGGTCTGTCTTGTGATCGTGGCGATCCGCAAGCAGGGTCCGGAGCTGCGCAAGGCCTTCGCCAGCCCCCGCCTGCTGGCACAGCTTGCGTTGAGCGCCGCGCTTATCGGCGGCAATTGGCTGATCTTCATCATCGCCATCAAGAACGGTCATGTTCTGGCCACGAGCCTTGGCTACTACATCAATCCGCTGATCAATGTCCTGCTTGGCACCATGCTGCTGGGGGAGCGGCTGAGCCGGGTGCAATGGAGTGCGGTGGCGCTGGCCGGTGCCGGAATCGCGCTGCTGCTGGCAGGGGCGTTCGATACGCTGGCGGTTGCCCTTTCGCTGGCGGTTACGTTCGCGTTCTACGGCTTCGTGCGCAAGCAGGCACCGGTAGGATCGGTACCGGGCCTTACGATCGAAACCGCGGTGCTGTTTGTGCCCGCGCTGGTGGTCGTCTGGCTGGCGGCAGGCACGCCGCAGGGATCGAGCATGACGGGTGGGGGTTACACTCCGCCACTGCTAGCGGCATCTGGGGTGGCTACCGCCATCCCGCTGATGCTGTTTGCGGTGGCCGCGCGCGCCATGCCGCTGTCGACGCTGGGTTTCCTGCAGTTCATCGCGCCGACGATCAGCTTCGTGCTGGGGCTGACCGTGTTCGGCGAAAAGCTGGATGCAACCCGGCTGGGCTGCTTCGCGCTGATCTGGGCGGCTATCGCGCTGTATAGCTGGGATATGTGGCGCGGATCACGCAGCGTCAGCCAGACGCCAGCCTAG
- a CDS encoding glycine zipper 2TM domain-containing protein — protein sequence MINLKNAALALVAVSTVATAVPATAAVATHGQAAVVATQWNEGWEGDRWEHSRNRRDWRGDRDYGRGNDRGDYRGNDRGYYRSNDRGYYGDPVYRNTRVWRGNDGRAYCRRSNGTTGLLIGGAAGALLGREVAGNYGDRTLGAILGAAGGALLGREIDNGGSRCR from the coding sequence ATGATCAACCTTAAGAACGCAGCTCTCGCCTTGGTGGCTGTCTCCACCGTCGCCACCGCCGTCCCTGCAACCGCCGCTGTTGCCACGCATGGCCAGGCCGCAGTCGTTGCCACGCAGTGGAACGAGGGTTGGGAAGGCGACCGTTGGGAGCACAGCCGCAACCGCCGCGACTGGCGCGGTGATCGCGACTATGGCCGTGGAAATGACCGGGGCGACTATCGCGGCAACGACCGCGGCTACTACCGCAGCAACGATCGCGGTTACTATGGCGATCCGGTCTACCGTAACACCCGCGTCTGGCGCGGCAACGACGGTCGCGCCTATTGCCGACGCTCGAACGGCACGACCGGTCTGCTGATCGGCGGTGCAGCCGGTGCCCTGCTGGGCCGCGAAGTGGCTGGCAATTACGGTGACCGCACGCTCGGCGCCATCCTCGGCGCAGCCGGTGGTGCCCTGCTCGGCCGCGAGATCGATAATGGCGGTTCACGCTGCCGCTAA
- the astD gene encoding succinylglutamate-semialdehyde dehydrogenase, which yields MAVAEIVSYEPATGAEIWRGKVGDVDDVVARARRAWPAWAAQPLATRIELLRRFANEVRKDADKLATMISRETGKPLWEARTEVESVINKVEISVRAYADRTSQRKLDSALQGTAALRHKPHGVLAVLGPYNFPAHLPNGHIVPALIAGNVVVFKPSEKTPATGEMLAQCFNRAGISAAVVQVLIGGPEQGQALVAHDGIDGVLFTGSAHAGIAINRKLASNPGKMVALEMGGNNPIVMWDTPKMEDAVSLIVQSAFTSAGQRCTAARRLIVKASIYDEVVDGVKRLADRIIVGAPFDDPPPFMGPVIDNRTADGLTESFVYLLSSGGRPIKHMVRLRDDLPFLSPAIIDVTGVEERPDVELFGPLLQVVKVDDFDEAIAEANNTRFGLSASLIGGTPQDYNRFWANIRAGVVNWNRPTNGASSAAPFGGIGLSGNHRPSAYYAADYCAYPVASTEMDQPRASIGVGLRSD from the coding sequence GTGGCAGTTGCCGAAATCGTATCGTATGAACCCGCCACCGGCGCCGAGATCTGGCGCGGCAAGGTTGGTGACGTTGACGACGTGGTGGCGCGCGCGCGCCGCGCATGGCCAGCCTGGGCAGCGCAGCCGCTTGCCACGCGCATCGAACTTTTGCGCCGCTTTGCCAACGAAGTGCGCAAGGACGCAGACAAGCTGGCGACGATGATCTCACGCGAGACCGGCAAGCCGCTGTGGGAAGCGCGCACCGAAGTCGAAAGCGTGATCAACAAGGTCGAGATTTCGGTCCGCGCCTATGCTGACCGCACATCGCAGCGCAAACTCGATTCCGCGCTTCAGGGCACGGCAGCGCTGCGCCACAAGCCGCATGGCGTGCTGGCCGTGCTGGGGCCGTACAACTTCCCTGCACACCTGCCCAATGGCCACATCGTGCCCGCGCTGATCGCGGGCAACGTGGTGGTGTTCAAGCCATCGGAAAAGACGCCCGCGACTGGCGAAATGCTGGCGCAGTGCTTCAACCGCGCCGGGATTTCCGCAGCGGTTGTGCAAGTGCTGATCGGCGGGCCGGAACAGGGCCAGGCGCTGGTTGCGCATGACGGGATCGACGGCGTGCTGTTCACCGGCTCTGCCCATGCAGGCATCGCGATCAACCGCAAGCTGGCATCGAATCCCGGCAAGATGGTTGCGCTCGAAATGGGCGGTAACAATCCCATCGTGATGTGGGATACGCCGAAGATGGAGGACGCGGTCTCGCTGATCGTGCAATCGGCCTTCACCAGCGCCGGGCAGCGCTGCACCGCCGCGCGACGGTTGATCGTGAAGGCATCGATCTACGACGAAGTTGTCGATGGGGTGAAGCGTCTGGCCGACCGGATCATTGTCGGCGCGCCATTCGATGATCCGCCGCCGTTCATGGGGCCGGTGATCGACAATCGCACCGCCGACGGCCTGACCGAAAGTTTCGTCTACCTGCTGTCCTCGGGCGGGCGTCCGATCAAGCACATGGTGCGCCTGCGCGACGATCTGCCGTTCCTCAGCCCTGCGATCATCGACGTGACCGGCGTGGAAGAGCGGCCTGACGTGGAACTGTTCGGCCCGCTGCTGCAAGTGGTGAAGGTCGACGATTTCGACGAGGCTATTGCCGAGGCGAACAACACCCGCTTCGGGCTTTCGGCCTCGCTGATTGGCGGCACGCCGCAGGACTACAATCGGTTCTGGGCGAATATCCGTGCAGGCGTGGTCAACTGGAACCGGCCGACCAACGGGGCGAGTTCCGCCGCGCCGTTTGGCGGCATCGGGCTTTCGGGCAATCACCGGCCAAGCGCCTATTACGCGGCGGACTATTGCGCTTATCCGGTCGCCTCGACCGAGATGGACCAGCCACGCGCGAGCATTGGCGTGGGGCTGCGCAGCGACTGA